The Kitasatospora albolonga nucleotide sequence AGCTCCGGGCACGGTTCGCCGCGCTGGGCGGGCAGGTCGACGTGTACGGAACGGATGGCGCACCCCTGGTGGCTCGGCGGGACCGGCTCCGGCCCGCCCTCCCGGGGCCGCCGTGCTCCGCCGATCATATGCGGGGCCCGCACCCCCTCACCCGATTGGCCTAACTGGTCCGGGGGCCGCTCAGCGCGCTCGTACGGGGCCAGCAGGGCCGCGCGACCTCCGGCGCCCCTTCGCCCGGGTGGCCGGGAGGTTGCAGCGTCCAGGCGGGTGAGGCGCGATGGAAGCCGGACGTGCCACATCTGGTGGAGCCACCCACAGGGCGCGCCCAGCGAGGAGGGTTCGGTTATGGGAGCCGCTGACGGTTTCACGGATTCCGGAGAGCTCGACGGTCTGACCGTGTACGACAACGAGGGCGAGAAGGTCGGCAGTGTGGGCCGGGTGTACGTCGACGACGACACCGGCAAGCCCGACTGGGTCACGGTCAAGACCGGTCTGTTCGGCATGAAGGAGAGCTTCGTACCGCTCGCCGGAGCCCGTCGAGTGGGCTCCGACCTGCACGTCTCGCACTCCAAGGAGACGGTCAAGGAAGCGCCCCGGGTGGACGCGGACGCCCATCTCTCCGTCGCCGAGGAAGAGGAGCTCTACCGGCACTACGGCATGTCCCGGAAGACCGGCAACCTCGGTGACACCAAGGGCACGGGCACCGGGGCCGATGCCCCCACCGTCGCCGGAACCGGCGCCATGGGCGCGGCCGGAGCGGGTGCGGGCGCCGCGGGCGCGGCCCGGGGCACGGGTGCGCCGCCGAGCGCCAAGGCGACCGGCAGGACCACCACGGCCGCCGGGACGACCGGAGCGGCCGGGATGGCCGGGGCGGGTGCCGGTACGGGCAGGCACCGCGACACGGACGTCTCCGCCACGTCCCGTCCGCTGGCGGGCGCCGGAGCGGGCACGTCCCGGGCCGCCGACGTGAGCGGCAAGGACGAGCTGATCCGCTCCGAGGAGCAGCTGCACGTCGGTACGGAGGAGTACGAGAGCGGCCGGGCGAGGCTGCACAAGTACGTGGTGACCGAGGAGGTCACCCGGTCCGTGCCCGTCTCCCACGAGGAGGTGCGGGTGGTCCGCGAGCCGCTCCAGCCCGGCGAGAAGGTGACCGGGACCACGGACTTCGGTGAGCAGGACGTGGAGGTCACCCTGCACGCGGAGCGCGCCACGGTCCGCAAGGAGGCCGTCCCGGTGGAGCGGGTCCGGCTGGAGACCGAGCGGGTCACCGAGCAGAAGGAAGTCTCCGCCGAGGTCCGCAAGGAGAAGATCGACTACGCGGACGGCAAGGGCATGGACACCGGCAAGGACACCGGTGGCGAGTTCGGCCAGGGGCGCCGCCGCTGACGGCACCCCCTCCGGCGGCCGGAAGGCCGCTCCCATGTCCTCGGCCGCCGGGCGGACCCGTGATCACGGGTCCGCCCGGCGGGCTGTCCGGGGCCGGTGCCTCTGACGTCGGCGGCGCGGCCGGAACCGTACGGTGACCGGCGCGCCCCGGCCCGTACGGCTACCGGCGCGGCAGGAACCGTACCGAAGGACGTCCGTCCGGCCCGTCGGGGGTGACGATCGCCCGGACCCCGTAGACGTCCTCGATCAGCTCCTCGGTGATGACCTCGGCCGGGGTGCCGCCCGCGACGACCCGGCCCGCCTTCATCACGGTGATCCGGTCGCAGAACATCGCGGCGAGGTTGAGGTCGTGCAGGGCGATGACGCTGGTGAGGGGCAGCGCGGCGACCAGGGCGAGCAGGTCCAGCTGGTGCTGGATGTCCAGGTGGTTGGTGGGCTCGTCCAGGAGGAGTTCGCGGGGCCGCTGGGCCAGTGCGCGGGCGATCTGGACGCGCTGGCGTTCGCCGCCGGACAGGGTGTGCCAGGACTGGGCGGCCCGGTCGGCGAGTCCGGTGCGCCGCAGGGCGTCGGTGACGGCCTCCTCGTCCACGTGGTCCGGGGCGGACCAGGCGCGGCGGTGCGGGATGCGGCCGAGGCGTACGACGTCCAGGACGCTCAGGTCGACCTGGGTGACGGCGTGCTGGTCGACCACGGCGATGCGCCGGGCCACGGTGCGGCGGCCGAGGGCGGTGAGCGGGTCGCCGTCCAGGGTGACGGTGCCGGTGTCCGGGGCGAGGAGGCCCGCGAGGACGCGCAGCAGGGTGGACTTGCCGGAGCCGTTGGGGCCGAGCAGTCCGACGGTGGCGCCGGGCGGCGGGGTGATGTCCACGCCGTCGAGGACGATCCGGCCGCCCGCCTTCCGGCCGACCCGTTCGGCGCGCAGGCCGCCGGTCGCGCCGGTCGTGGTGGGGCTCATGAGGCGCTCCGGGTGCGGTACAGGACGAGGACGAACGCGGGGACGCCGATCAGCGCGGTGACCACCCCGACGGGCACCTCCTGCGGGTCCAGGACGGTCCGGGCGAGGGTGTCCACCCAGACCAGGAAGATCGCCCCGGCGAGCGCGGTGACCGGCAGGAGGCGCCGGTGCCCGGAGCCGGTGAGGGCGCGGGCCGCGTGCGGGAGGACCAGGCCGACGAAGCCGATCGCCCCGGCCGAGCTGACGAGGGCGGCGGTCAGCAGGGCGGTGGTGCAGAGCAGCACGATCCGGGTGCGGGCCACGTTGACGCCGAGCGCGGCGGCGGCGTCCTGCCCGAAGGCGAAGGCGTCGAGCGTACGGGCGTGGGCCAGGCAGACGGTCAGGCAGACGGCGAGGACGGCGGTGCAGAGCGCCACCTCGCCCCAGCCGACCCCGCTGAGCGAGCCGAGCAGCCAGAACAGCACCCCGCGGGTCTGCTCGGCGTCGGCGGAGGTCATCACGACGAAGGAGGTCAGGGCGGAGAAGAGCTGCATCGCGGCGACCCCGGAGAGCACCACCCGGTCGGTGGTGGAGCCGAGGGTGTGGCTGAGCAGCAGGACCAGGGCGAAGGAGCAGAGGGCCCCCACGAAGGCCCCGGCCGAGAGCGACACCGCTCCCCCGCCGACCCCGAGGACGACCACCACGACCGCCCCGGTGGAGGCTCCGGAGGAGACGCCGAGGACGAAGGGGTCGGCGAGGGGGTTGCGCAGCAGGGACTGCATCACCGTGCCGCAGACCGCGAGCCCCGCGCCGCACACGGCGGCGAGCAGGGTGCGGGGCATGCGCAGGTTCCAGATGATGCCGTCCCGGATCGGGCTCAGCTCCGAGGTGCCGAACCCGAGGTGAGAGGCGACGGCGGACCAGACGTCGGGGACGGAGATCCGGGCGGGCCCGATCGTGACGGCGACGGCTATGGAGAGCAGCAGGAGCGCGAGTCCACCGGCCCAGAGCAGCGCCTGCACCGGCCCGCCGAACTGACGGGCGGCGAAGGGCTGTTGCCCGGCCGTCCGCTGCCCGACTGCCTGTTGCGCGGCTATCTGCTGCCCGGCTGTCTGTTCTGCGGCCGACTGCCGCCCGGCCGTCCGCTTCGCCGTCAGGTTGCCGTCGCTCACTCCGCGAGCCCGAAGTCGCGCAGCCCGGTGGCGACGCGCTCCAGTCCCTCGACCGTGCGGATGGTGGGGTTCATGGCCTGGCCGCTGAGCAGCACGTACCGGCGGTTCTTGACGGCGTCCATGGTCCTGGTGACCGGGTTGGACTCCAGGAACTCGATCTTCTTCTCGGCGCTCTCGGCCGTCTGCATCGTGCGGCTCAGATCGCCGATGACCAGGACGTCGGGGTTGCGGTCGGCGACGGTCTCCCAGCTGATCTGGGGCCATTCGTCGTGGGTGTCGTCGAAGACGTTCTTCGCGCCGAGCTCCCGGGTGATGACCCCGGGGGCGCCGCAGCAGCCCGCGAGGTAGGGGGCTTTGGAGTCGGAGAACCAGTACAGGAGGGAGGTGCTGGACCCGTCGATGCCCTCGGTGGCCTTCGCCACCCGGGCCCGGAGCTTCTTCACCAGGGCCTCGCCCCGCTCGGGGACGCCGAACACCTGGGCCAGTTCGCGGACTTCGGTGTAGACGCTGTCCATGGTGAGGGGTGCGGTACGGGCTCCGTCGCCGCCGCCGCTGTTGTCCTTGCCGGTGCAGTCGGCGGGCGAGATGTAGGTGGGGACGCCCAGCTTCTCGAACTGTTCGCGGGGTGCGACGCCGCCCTTGGCGAGGGTGGAGGCGAAGGAGGCGGAGAGGAAGTCGGGCTCCTTGTCGAGGACCTTCTCCGATGAGGGGCGGTTGTCGGAGATCCGCTCGACGCCCTCGTTGGCCTTTTCCAGGCCCTTCATCACCGGGTCGCTCCAGGTGGCGGTGGCCGCGATCCGGTCGGCGAGGCCGAGCGAGAGGAGGATCTCCGTCGATCCCTGGTCGACCGAGACAGCCCGCTGGGGCGGCGCCTTCACCGTGACGGTGCGCCCGCAGTTCTTCAGGGTGAGCGGAAAGCCGTCGGCCTTGTCGCCGCCGCCCTCGGCGGACGAGGCGGTGCCACCGCCGCCGCAGGCCGTGAGCAGGACGAGTCCCGCCGCGAGCAGGGCGGCGGTGCGTATGGGGGCGGGGGTGGCCTGGGGCAGCACGGAGGACCTCGGTGTCTCTGGGCCCAGCCGCGGAGCCCGTCGTACGGTTCCCGGCCCCGGGTGCGGGGCGGGTGCCAGCAGGTCTTCGGACTCGGGTTCATCCGGGCGGGACGCCTTCCCGGAGCAGGTGGTGCTCCAGTGGCCGTGGCCCCGCCCGTCCCCCTCACCGCTGCGCGTCAGTTCCGGTTTCGCACCGGATTCCCTGACCCCGTCGCTGGGGTTCGACTGGCCCCGGCAAGCTATCACGGGGCTTCGCGCAGCTCAGAGCCGGTTCGGGCGAGGGCGCCCGGGGCCGGTGCGGCGCGGGATCGTCCCGCCGCACCGGCCCGGTGACGGCCTTCCGGGTTACGGGGTCCGGAGGGCGATCACCGCGTTGTGTCCGCCGAATCCGAAGGAGTGGCTGACGGCCCGTCGTACGGGCAGCTCACGCGGGACCTTGGTGACGCAGTCGATGGCGAACCCGGGGTCGGGGGCGTCCAGGTTCGCGATCGGCGGGATCAGGCCGTGCTGGAGCGTCAGGACGGTCAGCCCCGCCTCGATGGCACCGGCCGCCCCCATGCAGTGGCCCAGGACACCCTTGGGCGCGGTGACGGGCGGCCGGTGCGGGTAGGCCCGGCCGATGAGGGCGGCCTCGGTCGCGTCGCCCTGGGGCGTCGCGGTCCCGTGCGCGTTGACGTGGTCGACGTCCTCGGCCCGCCAGCCCGCGTCGGCCAGCGCCGCTTCGACGGCCACCCGTGCCAGCTCCCCGGAGGGGTGCGGGCTGGTGGGGTGGTGGGCGTCGGTCGTGGCTCCGGTGCCGGCCAGCAGCGCCCGGGGGGCCGCTCCTCTGGCGCGGGCGTCGTCGGCCCGCTCCAGGACCATGATCGCGGCACCCTCGCCCATGACGAGCCCGGCCCGGTCGGCGGCGAAGGGGCGGCAGAGGCGGGCGGGGTCGCCGTCCCGCGGCGCCGCCGCGCCCGAGCGGGCGAAGCCGGTCATGGCGACCGGGAAGACGATCGACTCGGTGGCTCCGGCGATCGCGATGTCGCACTGGCCCAGCGTCAGCATGTCGCGGGCCACGGACAGGGCGGTCACCCCGGACGAACAGGCCGTGCAGGGTGCCAGGCTGGGCCCCGTGGCCTTCATCTGGATGGCGATCTCGGCCGCGGGCATGTTCGGGATGGTGAGCAGGATGCCCGAGGGCGAGGTGGCCTCGGGGCCCCGGCGCTCCAGGGCGACGGCCTGTTCGGTGAGTCCGGCGGAGCCGCCGCTGCTGGTGCCGACGACGACGGCGACCCGGGAGCCGTCCCAGTCGGCGGGGTCGAGCCCGGCGTCGGTCACCGCCTCCCGGGCGGCGAGGACGGCGAACTTGACGTACCGGCCCATGCGGAAGGCGGTGCGCCCGCCGACCGCGTCGTCCAGGTCGATGCCGGTGACCGTACAGGCAAAGTCGACGGCGCAGCCGTGCAGTTCGGGGACGGTGCGGGCGAAGGACCCGCCTCGGCGGACCCCGTCCCAGGTGGTGTCGGTGGTGTGGCCGGCCGGGGTGATCATGCCCAGGCCGGTGACGGCGATGGCGGGTCGGTTCATCGGGTGTTGCTCACCGGCACCGTACTGTCGGCCGCCTCGCCCGCGACGGCCGCGTCGATGAACGCGGAGATGTCGGCGAGCGTGGCGTCCTTGTAGAGCTTCTCGGAGTCGGCGGTGACGCCGAGGGTCTCCTTGATGATGACGGCGAACTCGGCGACCGCCAGGGAGTCCATCTCCAGGCTGTCCATCGTGGACTCCGGCAGGATCTCGGCCGCGGGCACCTTGAACGTCCCGGTCAGCACCTCGGCGATCTTCGGGTGGATGGTCTGGGTCTTCACGGTGTTTCCTCTCGTCGGCGAATCGTCGGCGGCCGGTCGGCGGCCCGTCAGCGGCTCGGGGCGCTGACCGGCAGCCCATCGGCGGCTTCCGTACGGCGGCGGCCGAACGTATCGGCCCCACCGCCGAAGTAACTGGATGACGATCTTCCGGTTACGCCCTGGGGCGAACCGATTCGTCTACGCTCACCTGCGGCTTCTCGAACCATCGGGAGAGCATCGAGGTGGTCCCCCAGTACGCCAGCAGCACGCCCCGGGTGCCGAGCGCCGCCACCTTCTCGCGCAGCGGGCGCCTCTTGCTGCCACAGGCGGCCCGCCGGAAACCGGCCGTGCGGGCCCCGGTGGCCCCCGGCCTGCGGTCGCGGTGCCAGGCCCCCTCCGGGTCGTCGTAGGCGTCCGCGTAGCCGGGTCCGGCGATCGGCCAGTCGGACATCAGGCGCTCCGGCAGCGCGAAGGACCTCACCAGGGCCGGGGCGTGCCGGGCCACGGTCGCGATGAGCCCCTCCACCGCGTCGGGCAGCAAGGACACCTGTTCGGCGGTCAGCCGTCCGGCGGCGAGGAGGTCACCGCTGTTGCGGGCGATCCACTGGAGGGCGAAGAGCCGGTGCAGCTCGGTCAGCCGCTCGCGGGCCGGTCCGTCGGGCAGCGCGGCGACGGCCTGCTCGTACGCCTCGCCCGCCTGCCGGTAGCCGTACGCCTCCACCCCGCGCAGCGCGGCCCCCGACGCGGCGTTCCAGCGGCCGAGCGGGTCGCCGGAGGGGGCCGCGCTCATCCGCTCCCGGGCCCGGGTGAACCAGAGGGCCTCCACGGCGGCGAGCAGCCGCCCGAGGAACCGGGGGTCGTCCAGCTCGCCGGGGCCCGGCTCCGCCTCCTCCCCGACCGTGGCGCTGAACAGCATCTCGGCGGCGGCCTTGGCGTGGACGGCGAGGTTGTCGCCCTCGGCGGTGATCGCGCCCTCGATACCGGTGAACAGCTCGGTCATGCCGTTGTTCTCCAGCAGCCCCTGCGCCCCGCACCGCTCCCGGCACTCGACGATGACGCCGCGCGCCTGCCAGGTGATCCACCCCTTGGCGACGGCGACCAGGCGCTCCGCCTCGTCCCGGTCGGGTTCGGGCGCGGACTCCCAGCGGTCCAGGGCCCGGCGGTGCAGGAGGCTCATCGCGAAGACGGTGGCCATCGCCCCGGCGAGCGGGCCGTGGTGGGTGCGGTGCGCGTAGACCGGAACGCGCTGCGCGGCCCGCGGTCCGGAGACCAGCCGGTGGCCGGCGTACCGGATCGCGATGGCGAGGGTGACCCGGGCGGAGCCGACCGCGCAGGCGCTCATGGAGAGCTTGCCGGGGGTGACGCGCCCGATGGAGTGGAGGAACCGCCTTCTGCGGTTGGCCAGTTCGCTGGTGAACCGGCCGTCCCGCCCGATCCGCCCCTGCTCCCCGGCGAGCAGCGCGTCGCGCGGGACGAAGTACCGGTCGAAGGAGGTCAGGCAGTGGTCGACCGGGGAGCCCATCCGGGCGGGCAGCCGCCGGACCCGTACGCCGGGCAGGGCGCCGGTGTCGTCGGTGAGCGGGGCGAGGAGGAGGAAGACCCCGTGGTCGGTGGAGTCGACGAGGAGCCGGGCGGCCACCACCCCGGTCTTGGGGCCCCCGGCGGGGCTGGTGTTGGGCATGAACTTCTGGGCCCCGGCGTGCGGGGTGTGCAGGACGAAGCCGTCGCGTTCGCGGTCGTACGTCGCGGTCGTCTCGACGGCCGCCGCGTCGTTGCCGTGCGCCACCTCCGTACAGAGGAAGGTGCCGATGCGCCGCAGCTCCAGGAAGTCCGCGAGGTCGCGCGGCGTGCCCGGGTCGTGGTCGAGGAGGGAGCCGAGGAAGAGGTTGTAGTGGATGCCCGCGACGGTGGTCATCGCCGGGTCGACCGGGCCGAGCCATTCGTGCAGGGCGGCGAGTGCGCGCGGGTCGGCGGCGAGCCTCGCGCCGCTGTCCAGTGCGCCGTTGAGGATGCGCAGCCGGTGGTAGGCGAGGGCGAGCCGTTCGTCGGGCGTGCCGCCACCGGCCCGCCGAAACGGTTCTGTTGTGAGCAGCCGTCGCCAGAAACCGTGCTCCTGGCGGAAGTTGTCGCCGTAGAGCACCCGGGTGAGCAGATCGGTGGTGGAGGGCGGGGGTGAATTATGCGTGGATAGGGTCACGACAGAGTAACGATCAAGGAACGGCGAGGACACCCCCCGCCGTTCCCGAACGGCCCTGCGGGGTCAGGCGCGTTGGAAAGCGAGCGCCACGTTGTGCCCGCCGAAGCCGAAGGAGTGGCTCACCGCGCGCTCGACCCGCTGGTGGCGGGGTTCCTTCACGACGCAGTCGAGCGGGAAGGCGTCGGGAAGGGAGTCCAGATTGGCGATCGGCGGGATGAGGGAACGTTCCAGCGTGAGGACGGTGGCGACCGCCTCGATCGCGCCCGCCGCCGCGAGGGTGTGGCCGATGACGCCCTTGGGCGCGGTGACCGGGGGGCGGTGCGGGAAGAGCCGGGAAATGAGGGTGGTCTCCATGGCGTCGTTGAGCGGGGTGGAGGTGCCGTGGGCGTTGATGTGGCCGACCTCGTCGGCGGC carries:
- a CDS encoding photosystem reaction center subunit H translates to MGAADGFTDSGELDGLTVYDNEGEKVGSVGRVYVDDDTGKPDWVTVKTGLFGMKESFVPLAGARRVGSDLHVSHSKETVKEAPRVDADAHLSVAEEEELYRHYGMSRKTGNLGDTKGTGTGADAPTVAGTGAMGAAGAGAGAAGAARGTGAPPSAKATGRTTTAAGTTGAAGMAGAGAGTGRHRDTDVSATSRPLAGAGAGTSRAADVSGKDELIRSEEQLHVGTEEYESGRARLHKYVVTEEVTRSVPVSHEEVRVVREPLQPGEKVTGTTDFGEQDVEVTLHAERATVRKEAVPVERVRLETERVTEQKEVSAEVRKEKIDYADGKGMDTGKDTGGEFGQGRRR
- a CDS encoding histidinol phosphatase, translating into MSPTTTGATGGLRAERVGRKAGGRIVLDGVDITPPPGATVGLLGPNGSGKSTLLRVLAGLLAPDTGTVTLDGDPLTALGRRTVARRIAVVDQHAVTQVDLSVLDVVRLGRIPHRRAWSAPDHVDEEAVTDALRRTGLADRAAQSWHTLSGGERQRVQIARALAQRPRELLLDEPTNHLDIQHQLDLLALVAALPLTSVIALHDLNLAAMFCDRITVMKAGRVVAGGTPAEVITEELIEDVYGVRAIVTPDGPDGRPSVRFLPRR
- a CDS encoding iron ABC transporter permease: MAAQQAVGQRTAGQQPFAARQFGGPVQALLWAGGLALLLLSIAVAVTIGPARISVPDVWSAVASHLGFGTSELSPIRDGIIWNLRMPRTLLAAVCGAGLAVCGTVMQSLLRNPLADPFVLGVSSGASTGAVVVVVLGVGGGAVSLSAGAFVGALCSFALVLLLSHTLGSTTDRVVLSGVAAMQLFSALTSFVVMTSADAEQTRGVLFWLLGSLSGVGWGEVALCTAVLAVCLTVCLAHARTLDAFAFGQDAAAALGVNVARTRIVLLCTTALLTAALVSSAGAIGFVGLVLPHAARALTGSGHRRLLPVTALAGAIFLVWVDTLARTVLDPQEVPVGVVTALIGVPAFVLVLYRTRSAS
- a CDS encoding ABC transporter substrate-binding protein, producing MPQATPAPIRTAALLAAGLVLLTACGGGGTASSAEGGGDKADGFPLTLKNCGRTVTVKAPPQRAVSVDQGSTEILLSLGLADRIAATATWSDPVMKGLEKANEGVERISDNRPSSEKVLDKEPDFLSASFASTLAKGGVAPREQFEKLGVPTYISPADCTGKDNSGGGDGARTAPLTMDSVYTEVRELAQVFGVPERGEALVKKLRARVAKATEGIDGSSTSLLYWFSDSKAPYLAGCCGAPGVITRELGAKNVFDDTHDEWPQISWETVADRNPDVLVIGDLSRTMQTAESAEKKIEFLESNPVTRTMDAVKNRRYVLLSGQAMNPTIRTVEGLERVATGLRDFGLAE
- a CDS encoding 3-oxoacyl-ACP synthase; the encoded protein is MNRPAIAVTGLGMITPAGHTTDTTWDGVRRGGSFARTVPELHGCAVDFACTVTGIDLDDAVGGRTAFRMGRYVKFAVLAAREAVTDAGLDPADWDGSRVAVVVGTSSGGSAGLTEQAVALERRGPEATSPSGILLTIPNMPAAEIAIQMKATGPSLAPCTACSSGVTALSVARDMLTLGQCDIAIAGATESIVFPVAMTGFARSGAAAPRDGDPARLCRPFAADRAGLVMGEGAAIMVLERADDARARGAAPRALLAGTGATTDAHHPTSPHPSGELARVAVEAALADAGWRAEDVDHVNAHGTATPQGDATEAALIGRAYPHRPPVTAPKGVLGHCMGAAGAIEAGLTVLTLQHGLIPPIANLDAPDPGFAIDCVTKVPRELPVRRAVSHSFGFGGHNAVIALRTP
- a CDS encoding acyl carrier protein — its product is MKTQTIHPKIAEVLTGTFKVPAAEILPESTMDSLEMDSLAVAEFAVIIKETLGVTADSEKLYKDATLADISAFIDAAVAGEAADSTVPVSNTR
- a CDS encoding acyl-CoA oxidase, translated to MTLSTHNSPPPSTTDLLTRVLYGDNFRQEHGFWRRLLTTEPFRRAGGGTPDERLALAYHRLRILNGALDSGARLAADPRALAALHEWLGPVDPAMTTVAGIHYNLFLGSLLDHDPGTPRDLADFLELRRIGTFLCTEVAHGNDAAAVETTATYDRERDGFVLHTPHAGAQKFMPNTSPAGGPKTGVVAARLLVDSTDHGVFLLLAPLTDDTGALPGVRVRRLPARMGSPVDHCLTSFDRYFVPRDALLAGEQGRIGRDGRFTSELANRRRRFLHSIGRVTPGKLSMSACAVGSARVTLAIAIRYAGHRLVSGPRAAQRVPVYAHRTHHGPLAGAMATVFAMSLLHRRALDRWESAPEPDRDEAERLVAVAKGWITWQARGVIVECRERCGAQGLLENNGMTELFTGIEGAITAEGDNLAVHAKAAAEMLFSATVGEEAEPGPGELDDPRFLGRLLAAVEALWFTRARERMSAAPSGDPLGRWNAASGAALRGVEAYGYRQAGEAYEQAVAALPDGPARERLTELHRLFALQWIARNSGDLLAAGRLTAEQVSLLPDAVEGLIATVARHAPALVRSFALPERLMSDWPIAGPGYADAYDDPEGAWHRDRRPGATGARTAGFRRAACGSKRRPLREKVAALGTRGVLLAYWGTTSMLSRWFEKPQVSVDESVRPRA